The DNA segment TAGTCAAAAAACTTATCAAACCGTTTGTATACCAGCTCTGATTTATCCTTGCCTATCGCCCGTTCCGCTTTAATTTCTCGCATCAGCCATGCCTGCAGGTGCAGCTCGTATTCCCGGTCAACCTGTTTCAAGAGATTACCCTGTAACCGCAGGCGATATTCATACAGGCTCATCTCCTCGGCTTCGCGAAGCGTTGTTACTCCCAGCAGCCGGAAACAGTTAACAATCAGTTCTTCGTAGGTTTCTTTGGAGGACTTTTCGGCTTCTTGCCTTTCTCCTCTTCCTGGATTTCCTTCATCATGTTCAGAAGCGCCTCCATCTGTTCCACTCGGCTCCTGGTAACATTCGAGTTTTTTAGCTCACTTAACACCTCCTCGAATAACTTATCGATATCCTCGCATGCTTCAATATAGGTGTCTACCTCATCCCTGGTAGGTCTGTTGTCCTCAGTTGCGGTTGCGGAGTAGAGAAAATCAGCCAGCGTCACCGGATCGTGAGAAAATATCAAAGGCACTCTGTCCTCAAGCGTTGCGCCGAACTTCACGCCATTTTTTTCAAAATAATACTTTTCGTCCAGTTCGCGGATGAATTTAAGACCAAATCTCAAAGTATGGTCAATACCATTTATTTTAATCTGCATAGTTTCCTCCATAAAATTGGAGCGACAATACGCCGCCCCTTGCTTAATCAGCTGCCAGATTCGATTTCTGTGTCTTGGAACGCATACTGAATCGTAGCGATTTCGTCAGCCGTCAGCGTCACTTCGCCGTCCTGTAATTCACCATCGACGTTGAATGTAGTCGTGAACTGTGCAGCTTCTTCCACGTTCGCCGGGTCTTCCCATTCCGTCAAGCGTCCACGACCATATTTTGCCTTGTACTTGTTATCTGTGGTTTTATTGCCCAGGTCAATCTCCCAGACCTCAAGCAGTTCCCTTTTAAGCACGCTCTGCCGCAACATCTCGTTAACTTCATCCCTGGTGGAGATTGCAGAAATTTCAATCGATGTGGTCAGCCCGCCATCGTAGTTGATAGGACCGTCTTTTGTCATTTGACTGTCTGCATTGGTGTCATACGTGATGGTATGCTCAATTTGCAGTGCCAGCTTTGCTGCCTTTTTCGTTGCAGCATCTTCGTATCGGCGGAACTTTAAAATCTTCTCTTTGCCGAAAATAGGTGTTTGCATGTTTACCTCCTAATAAAATTGCGCAGTGACATCCAACACGCCGTGCCATAGAGCGGTTCCGGTGGACGTATCCTGCAAGATTTGTAAGTTACATTGATTCAAGGGGGTCAACCACCGTAATGACTCTGTGGTCTTAATCCCTTTAATTTCCATTAATAGCTTGTTAACTATATCCGATACCTGTTTGCGCTTGCCGCCCTCCCCCCACACATGCAGAGTCAAGGACACGCTACCCAATATCGCTGTTTTGGTAGCCCTCGGTATCAATATTGCTTCGCCAACCTCAATGAAGGGATAGGGCACATCTTCGAGCGGTTTATATGGGTATGTGTCATAGTGATTATTTAGACATAATTGAAAACAGGCATCGTAAAACTGCTGGTCTGGTTGCTTCATATCATTTCACCAGCCTTTGCATGTCGTTTTTAAATTTTGCAGACTGGATGCGAAAAGCAGGACGTACGTGTGGTGTTCCAGCCATGTATCGGGTACCATACTCTTGATAGGGCGCATATTCTGCCTCGCTGGTAACTTTGGCTGCCATACCCTGATTTTCAATATCCAGACGTATGTTACGTTTCAATGCGCCTGTATCGACCGGGGCGAAACGCTGGGTTTTCTGATGCATCTCTGCCCCATTAACCCTGACAACTTGTTTAACATCTTCTAAGGTAGCACACTTTTTAAGGTGCGCCATCAGCTTATCGATGCCCCTGATTTCTAACCCACTGCTCATTGCTTCACCTCTTCCACGATTAGGGTTTGTTTTCCCTTCAGGTCCGTGTGACTGGCGAACTGATACTTAACGTCCTTATAATACAGGTAGTCCCATGGCTCCTTGTACGGACGCAATAGTCGTATGACCTTGCGCTTTTTCTTATAGTCCCCGAAGAGTGCCTGCGCCCGATCGGTGCCTAAGTCTGTAATGCTGACATCTAACGTGGTCTTGATCTCTGTCTGTGGCTTATCCTCGCCCAGTGTCGGATCGTAGCCACCGGGTGTAAGCCGCACGAAAGTGATCCGGTCTAAATACCTCACAGAAACCTCACCACCCCTCTCTTATTACTCTCTTGCATAGTAAGCCATGCTTGAATTGCGGAGAGATACGGGGCAATATCATCCCCGTATGTAATACTCTCTCCCTCCTGGCTGTAGCTGGCCATACCTTCATTCCCGATCCGGTTAAAGCGTACAATTGCAAGCTCTGTCACGATGTACTGCAATGGATCCGGAACAGTCGTTACATCGGCTGGCAGATAAGCAAGCACCTGTCTCCCTGCATTAGCAATGATCAGGTTTAGCTTGCTGTCCATGTCGGTATCAGTAATACCCAACAGGAGTTTTACATCGTCAAGTGCTGCCATCTAATCACCTCGCTTACGGGGTTACTGGTGCTTCTGGTTCTTCCACCGTAATCACCGCAATTGCATCCTGATATTCTGCAAAGAGCCTTAAGCCCATAATTGCATAGGATTCAGACAGTGCACGGCTGTAATTGCCCTCGGTATGGAATCCAATCAGTCCAGTTTCAGAATCCGTGGTGTACGGCAGTCCTGCCTGCGCAAACTCGGAATCACCTGGATCTACATAATAACCAATGATGTTATTAATAGGCGTTGCGATGATCTGTCCTTCTTCCAATTCGGACGAAATGAATACGACATCTGCCCCTAGGAAGTTTTTCACGTAATCCATACCGAAAGCGGTCTGGATCGTGATCTGTGCGGCACCGACATACTTGTACAGGTCAAGAGTATTCACCCACACAGCAACGCCTGTGGCCGTTCTGTGTATCTTCTTAAACTTGTCCTTTACTTTTCCAATCACCATTGCGATTCCCATCTGCCAAGTCGTTTCGGTAGATGTCAGAGTTCCCGTTTTGAGGAAGTCGTAGAACCGGTTCAGTACGATATCCTGCAGCTCTGTCTTGAACTCTTCGTCTGTCATGGCAACAGCTACATCATAGCCATGCTCTGCAATAGCCTCGGCAGACACACCTTTTCGATATTTCTCAATATCAATAGAATCGTAAGGTGTCTCTTTTACTTCAAACTGGGAAAGCGGGATTTCCTCGCCCTCGGCTACCGTCCCACTCTTTAAAGTGCCGGTTGCTTTCTTTGTCTTTAAGGTGGTTCCGTTCCCTTTTTTGATAAATCTGGAAATGCCCATGATATCCGTCAGGGCTTGCAGATTTTTGGAGAAGGATGTAACAAAATCAATTTCTCTGGCTGCCACCGTGATCTGCGCTTTGCCGGTCATCCCCGCCGGCGCTGCAAATAACTGTAAATCAAATTTCTTTGTATGCATGTTCTTTATCTCCTTTACTGGAATAAATTAATATGTTCTGTGATCATTCTCTGTCTTTCGGCACGGTCTTTGATTGCAAGTATCTGTTCTTTGGTTACTGTTCCCTTTCCACCTGTTCCGGCTTTCGGGGGATTGCCCTTTAAAGCGTCCTTGACGGCACCTTGGACAGATTCTTTAAACAGCTTCGTAAATGATTCCACTGCTGTCTTTGTGTCCGCTGCATCGTCTGACACCAGATGTGACAGGAGTTCATCAGGAATCGTGATCTCCTCTTCGGAAAGCATCTTCCGGGCTGTCTTTGACATATCGGAAAGAGCATTTGCCCGCTTCAAGTCTGCGATCTCTTTTTCGAGTTTCCTGGCTTTATACTCGGCCTTCTCTTCCTTTGTCATTTTCGCCAGCTTTTCAGCCTCGGACAGCTTATCATCCGTCAATGCCTGCCACTTCTCCTGTGCGGTTGTGACCGCTGTGTTAATTGCTTTCTGCACCCGGCGATCAAACTCCGCCTGATTGCCTTCACCTTTCAGGAAATTGTCAAATGATACCGGGCCGTTGCCGTTACCACTTCTGGTCCCTGCACCACCTTCCTCTTCTGTTCCGCCACTTGCACCTGCCCCGTCTCCGTCGCCATTACCGTCACCGGCCCCAGCTCCGTCTCCCTCTGCGAATAGCTGCAGATCAAAAGGCTTCTTTGTTTCTCTCATCTCTAAATAAATTCTATTTCTCATAAAATCCTTTCCGTGCCCGCTCCATTCACTTAGTGCCCAGAGCGTTCACTGTAGTTTAATGTCAATTTCGGACAAGTTTTAAACAAGTCGCACATAATCTGGATGGGTACTTGCAACACCGCAAATGCCCAGAAAAAAAGAATCTACCAGAAGTTTTGACTTTTCTGACAAATCCTTAATTTTTAAAATGAATACGCCCGGCGCAATTGTGTAATCTGGCCTATCACCTGTCAGCCCCTCTATGGATGCGATTAAGCCCTGCGTTAACGTGGATACT comes from the Blautia liquoris genome and includes:
- a CDS encoding tail assembly chaperone — encoded protein: MQIKINGIDHTLRFGLKFIRELDEKYYFEKNGVKFGATLEDRVPLIFSHDPVTLADFLYSATATEDNRPTRDEVDTYIEACEDIDKLFEEVLSELKNSNVTRSRVEQMEALLNMMKEIQEEEKGKKPKSPPKKPTKN
- a CDS encoding phage major tail protein, TP901-1 family, producing the protein MQTPIFGKEKILKFRRYEDAATKKAAKLALQIEHTITYDTNADSQMTKDGPINYDGGLTTSIEISAISTRDEVNEMLRQSVLKRELLEVWEIDLGNKTTDNKYKAKYGRGRLTEWEDPANVEEAAQFTTTFNVDGELQDGEVTLTADEIATIQYAFQDTEIESGS
- a CDS encoding HK97-gp10 family putative phage morphogenesis protein; its protein translation is MSSGLEIRGIDKLMAHLKKCATLEDVKQVVRVNGAEMHQKTQRFAPVDTGALKRNIRLDIENQGMAAKVTSEAEYAPYQEYGTRYMAGTPHVRPAFRIQSAKFKNDMQRLVK
- a CDS encoding phage head-tail connector protein, whose product is MAALDDVKLLLGITDTDMDSKLNLIIANAGRQVLAYLPADVTTVPDPLQYIVTELAIVRFNRIGNEGMASYSQEGESITYGDDIAPYLSAIQAWLTMQESNKRGVVRFL
- a CDS encoding DUF4355 domain-containing protein; amino-acid sequence: MRNRIYLEMRETKKPFDLQLFAEGDGAGAGDGNGDGDGAGASGGTEEEGGAGTRSGNGNGPVSFDNFLKGEGNQAEFDRRVQKAINTAVTTAQEKWQALTDDKLSEAEKLAKMTKEEKAEYKARKLEKEIADLKRANALSDMSKTARKMLSEEEITIPDELLSHLVSDDAADTKTAVESFTKLFKESVQGAVKDALKGNPPKAGTGGKGTVTKEQILAIKDRAERQRMITEHINLFQ
- a CDS encoding ribosomal-processing cysteine protease Prp, coding for MINVSVQKDEIRVLGHSGYAPPGQDIVCAAVSTLTQGLIASIEGLTGDRPDYTIAPGVFILKIKDLSEKSKLLVDSFFLGICGVASTHPDYVRLV